One Leucobacter muris DNA segment encodes these proteins:
- a CDS encoding nitrilase-related carbon-nitrogen hydrolase: MSTSNLRLTVIQDAPLPRDVAGNLARVRAALAQSEADLVVFPELFLTGYQTERLSELALSVDDPRIADLGAACREAGTALLVGFVETADDDDYFDAYLAIDRDGRVLPAIRKTHLFGDEREVFRTGDALTPVTLCGARVGVVNCFEIEFPEVGRTLALRGAELLVAGSANMHPYELDHRTAVTARALENRVPVAYANRVGSESGHDFCGSSRIVAPDGTTLAELDTETRGELTATLELGAGGSGATAMLAQRRPELYEA, from the coding sequence ATGAGCACCTCGAACCTCCGCCTCACCGTCATCCAGGACGCACCACTCCCCCGCGACGTCGCAGGCAACCTCGCCCGCGTGCGCGCGGCGCTCGCGCAGAGCGAGGCCGACCTCGTCGTCTTCCCCGAACTGTTCCTCACCGGCTATCAGACCGAGCGGCTCTCCGAGCTCGCCCTCTCCGTCGACGACCCGCGGATCGCCGATCTCGGAGCCGCGTGCCGCGAGGCCGGCACGGCACTGCTCGTCGGCTTCGTCGAGACCGCCGACGACGACGACTACTTCGACGCGTACCTCGCGATCGATCGGGACGGCCGCGTGCTGCCGGCGATCCGCAAGACGCACCTGTTCGGCGACGAGCGCGAGGTGTTCCGCACGGGCGACGCCCTCACCCCCGTCACGCTCTGCGGCGCGCGAGTGGGCGTGGTCAACTGCTTCGAGATCGAGTTCCCCGAGGTCGGCCGCACCCTCGCGCTGCGGGGCGCCGAGCTGCTCGTGGCGGGGTCGGCGAACATGCACCCGTACGAGCTCGATCACCGCACCGCGGTCACGGCCCGAGCGCTCGAGAACCGGGTGCCGGTGGCCTACGCGAACCGGGTCGGCAGCGAGTCGGGCCACGACTTCTGCGGCTCGAGCCGCATCGTCGCACCCGACGGCACGACGCTCGCCGAGCTCGACACCGAGACGCGCGGCGAACTGACCGCGACGCTCGAACTGGGCGCCGGGGGCAGCGGCGCCACCGCGATGCTCGCGCAGCGGCGCCCCGAGCTCTACGAGGCCTAG
- a CDS encoding APC family permease, whose product MFSALSVAFAFVSPIVALYSVLGLGLTTSGPAFIWGGMILYLGQFIVVLTLGVLASKWADSGGIYQWSRRLLGHRYGWFASWTYIWTLLITLPAVAYAGAVLIPPIFDVPAADHGVVTWLAVGILAFSTIVNLAGRVFIKILMVGVIVAEAVGSVGVAVWLLFFERHQGLDYLSPDSLGDYSGAFFSAPLVMAIAFSSYFAIGFESASSIAEEVRRPKKAVPRAMVVSFFAIMIIVLLSTLAFTLAVPSDAFLQDPENAADPAVAIMAATFPEPVFRGILALFVIAFAASLMTIQITVSRIVWATGRNGELPFARFLTKLSGATGLPRRAVIVTAVIAVLLFIPFQSEGIQMALISFSSVGFFISFLFPVLGMAIARFTGRWSDDPKLFLGRAGQIVSWLALVWLLFQIANVAWPRETGAGWASDWSTIIGVAAVGVLGVIVEAWVHRKRVHAATTGSTMVIVERDESDDDEDDDEAAPAAGAAAVLLEEPAGSDRS is encoded by the coding sequence ATGTTTTCCGCGCTCTCAGTCGCATTCGCGTTCGTCTCTCCGATCGTCGCGCTGTACAGCGTGCTCGGGCTCGGGCTCACCACCTCGGGTCCGGCCTTCATCTGGGGCGGCATGATCCTCTACCTGGGTCAGTTCATCGTCGTGCTCACCCTCGGGGTGCTCGCGTCGAAGTGGGCAGACTCGGGCGGCATCTATCAGTGGTCGCGCCGCCTGCTCGGCCACCGCTACGGCTGGTTCGCCTCGTGGACCTACATCTGGACGCTGCTCATCACGCTGCCCGCGGTCGCGTACGCGGGCGCCGTGCTGATCCCGCCCATCTTCGACGTGCCTGCCGCCGATCACGGCGTGGTGACCTGGCTCGCCGTCGGGATCCTCGCGTTCAGCACGATCGTGAACCTCGCCGGGCGCGTGTTCATCAAGATCCTCATGGTCGGCGTGATCGTCGCCGAGGCCGTGGGCTCGGTCGGCGTCGCGGTCTGGCTGCTGTTCTTCGAACGGCACCAGGGTCTCGACTACCTCTCGCCCGACTCGCTCGGCGACTACAGCGGCGCCTTCTTCTCGGCACCGCTCGTCATGGCGATCGCCTTCTCGAGCTACTTCGCGATCGGCTTCGAGAGCGCGAGCTCCATCGCCGAAGAGGTGCGGCGCCCCAAGAAGGCCGTGCCGCGGGCCATGGTCGTGTCCTTCTTCGCGATCATGATCATCGTGCTGCTGAGCACCCTCGCCTTCACGCTCGCCGTGCCGAGCGACGCGTTCCTGCAGGATCCCGAGAACGCGGCCGACCCCGCCGTCGCGATCATGGCCGCCACCTTCCCCGAGCCGGTGTTCCGCGGCATCCTCGCCCTGTTCGTGATCGCGTTCGCGGCGAGCCTCATGACGATCCAGATCACCGTGTCGCGCATCGTGTGGGCCACGGGCCGCAACGGCGAGCTGCCGTTCGCGAGGTTCCTCACCAAGCTGTCCGGCGCGACCGGCCTGCCCCGCCGCGCGGTCATCGTCACCGCCGTGATTGCGGTGCTGCTGTTCATCCCGTTCCAGAGCGAGGGGATCCAGATGGCCCTCATCTCGTTCTCGTCGGTGGGCTTCTTCATCTCCTTCCTTTTCCCGGTGCTCGGCATGGCGATCGCGCGCTTCACCGGGCGGTGGAGCGACGACCCGAAGCTCTTCCTGGGCCGTGCCGGCCAGATCGTCAGCTGGCTCGCGCTCGTGTGGCTGCTGTTCCAGATCGCGAACGTCGCCTGGCCGCGCGAGACCGGGGCCGGGTGGGCGAGCGACTGGTCGACGATCATCGGCGTCGCCGCGGTGGGCGTGCTCGGTGTGATCGTCGAGGCCTGGGTGCATCGCAAGCGCGTGCACGCCGCGACGACCGGATCGACGATGGTGATCGTCGAGCGCGACGAGTCCGATGACGACGAGGACGACGACGAGGCGGCTCCCGCAGCCGGCGCGGCGGCGGTGCTGCTCGAGGAGCCCGCGGGGAGCGACCGGTCCTGA
- a CDS encoding LacI family DNA-binding transcriptional regulator, with protein sequence MKPRRITIKDVAAEAGVSVATASEALNGKGRVAPATRQNVIDTAARLGYTVNRIAKNLNAGRTGSLVLTVSPMAAQSTKPGQPEWDVEYYFRVLSGASAQAFQRGFLLSMLPSHESSRTFFSAADGLIVVDPSQNDPLLAAAAGAGIACVTIGRNSDDLSWVDNDFAIGTTTALAHLAATRGAKPALFLSETSSSYVRDELSAYLDWCSTTGIEPIIIRSPGPRVDEAEPVIQAALAAPDRRFDSVLTTLDTLAHATERSAHTLGLDIPGELQVLSLTDSRYLDYGLQRPITALDLHPVRLGEIAVDLLIDSLDGTAERRRELVPTSLNVRESTLAD encoded by the coding sequence GTGAAACCGCGCAGGATCACCATCAAGGACGTGGCGGCCGAGGCCGGCGTCTCGGTCGCCACGGCCTCCGAGGCGCTGAACGGCAAGGGTCGCGTCGCCCCGGCCACGAGGCAGAACGTCATCGACACGGCGGCGCGCCTCGGCTACACCGTCAACCGCATCGCGAAGAACCTCAACGCCGGTCGCACCGGCTCGCTCGTGCTCACCGTGTCGCCGATGGCGGCGCAGTCGACGAAGCCCGGGCAGCCCGAGTGGGACGTCGAGTACTACTTCCGCGTGCTGAGCGGCGCGAGCGCGCAGGCGTTCCAGCGCGGCTTCCTGCTCTCGATGCTGCCGTCCCACGAGTCGTCGCGCACGTTCTTCTCGGCGGCCGACGGCCTCATCGTGGTCGATCCGAGCCAGAACGACCCGCTGCTCGCCGCCGCGGCGGGCGCGGGCATCGCCTGCGTGACCATCGGCCGCAACTCCGACGACCTGAGCTGGGTCGACAACGACTTCGCCATCGGCACCACGACGGCGCTCGCGCACCTCGCGGCGACGCGGGGCGCGAAGCCGGCGCTGTTCCTCAGCGAGACCAGCTCCTCGTACGTGCGCGACGAGCTCTCCGCCTACCTCGACTGGTGCTCGACGACGGGCATCGAGCCGATCATCATCCGTTCCCCGGGGCCCCGCGTCGATGAGGCCGAGCCCGTGATCCAGGCCGCGCTCGCGGCGCCGGATCGGCGCTTCGACTCGGTGCTCACCACCCTCGACACGCTCGCCCACGCGACCGAGCGCAGCGCGCACACGCTCGGCCTCGACATCCCGGGCGAGTTGCAGGTGCTCAGCCTCACCGACAGCCGCTACCTCGACTACGGCCTGCAGCGGCCGATCACCGCGCTCGACCTGCACCCGGTGCGGCTCGGCGAGATCGCCGTCGACCTGCTGATCGACTCGCTCGACGGCACGGCCGAGCGCCGGCGTGAGCTCGTGCCGACGTCGCTGAACGTGCGGGAGTCGACGCTCGCCGACTGA
- a CDS encoding polyprenyl synthetase family protein yields MTASSDPGPRPAPEIPRQAEAVIAAAVDAAVSRLRSLLETHLAALPEGTVPPEQAEALSGGKHLRAQALITVAHAYGDPDPGFLTAAAAAVELLHTASLVHDDIIDGSSMRRGAAALHVVSGDDTAILVGDLLLGIAQEIAAPFGHRASAPLARALRALSTGQLLEPALGWGDNAPPLLERYAALKTGALFGAAFELGGAAAGATGGDEPDAAALAAAGERLGLAFQVADDLLDVHGDAAELGKDHGADLRNGIPTLPLWLASRRLAGETRAGATDPTCAPGAAPSTAPAEPTALPADRLAAAAGAPEVTAAARARIAELFAEGRAMLPPARRPQLLDLAARIVVPGAPNVVPAIPQ; encoded by the coding sequence ATGACCGCCTCGTCCGATCCCGGCCCGCGCCCGGCTCCGGAGATCCCGCGGCAGGCCGAGGCGGTTATCGCCGCAGCCGTCGACGCCGCGGTCTCGCGACTGCGCAGCCTGCTCGAGACGCATCTCGCCGCGCTGCCGGAGGGCACCGTGCCGCCCGAGCAGGCGGAGGCGCTCTCGGGCGGCAAGCACTTGCGCGCGCAGGCGCTGATCACGGTCGCCCACGCCTACGGAGATCCCGACCCGGGGTTCCTCACCGCGGCCGCCGCCGCGGTCGAACTGCTGCACACCGCGTCGCTCGTGCACGACGACATCATCGACGGCTCGAGCATGCGGCGCGGCGCCGCAGCGCTGCACGTCGTGTCGGGCGACGACACCGCGATCCTCGTCGGGGACCTGCTGCTCGGGATCGCGCAGGAGATCGCGGCCCCGTTCGGCCACCGGGCGAGCGCGCCCCTCGCGCGGGCGCTGCGGGCCCTGAGCACCGGCCAGCTGCTCGAGCCGGCACTCGGGTGGGGCGACAACGCGCCGCCCCTGCTGGAGCGCTACGCCGCGCTGAAGACCGGGGCGCTGTTCGGCGCCGCATTCGAGCTCGGCGGGGCCGCCGCGGGCGCGACCGGGGGCGACGAGCCCGACGCCGCCGCTCTCGCCGCCGCGGGCGAACGCCTGGGGCTCGCGTTCCAGGTCGCCGACGACCTGCTCGACGTGCACGGCGACGCGGCCGAGCTCGGCAAGGATCACGGAGCCGATCTGCGCAACGGCATCCCGACGCTCCCCCTCTGGCTCGCCTCCCGCCGGCTCGCGGGCGAGACCCGGGCCGGTGCGACCGATCCGACGTGCGCACCCGGGGCGGCCCCGTCGACGGCTCCCGCCGAGCCGACCGCCCTGCCCGCCGACCGGCTCGCCGCCGCGGCCGGTGCGCCCGAGGTGACCGCCGCGGCCCGAGCGCGCATCGCAGAGCTCTTCGCCGAGGGCCGGGCCATGCTGCCGCCCGCTCGGCGCCCGCAGCTGCTCGACCTGGCCGCCCGCATCGTCGTGCCCGGCGCCCCGAACGTCGTCCCCGCGATCCCCCAGTGA
- a CDS encoding metal-dependent transcriptional regulator: MSVDDLSPSMQNYLKVIWGLQEWLDAPVSNSAIAEAAGVRLSTVSDALRKLSDQQLIGHVRYGTVTLTELGREHAVSMIRRHRLLETFLVQALGYEWDEVHEEADRLEHAVSDELIDRVDRVLGYPTRDPHGDPIPSADGLVQRPDAVILSTAPAPCRARVERISDADNEMLQYFASRGLVVDAELEVLPGEPYSETVTVRVGGAEAPVSLGPAAAASMWVSVTAP, translated from the coding sequence GTGAGCGTCGACGACCTATCGCCCAGCATGCAGAACTACCTCAAGGTGATTTGGGGGCTGCAGGAGTGGTTGGACGCACCCGTCTCGAACTCCGCGATCGCGGAGGCGGCGGGGGTGCGCCTCTCCACCGTCTCCGACGCGCTGCGCAAGCTCTCCGACCAGCAGCTCATCGGCCACGTGCGCTACGGCACGGTCACCCTGACCGAACTCGGCCGCGAGCACGCGGTCTCGATGATCCGCCGGCACCGGCTGCTCGAGACGTTCCTCGTGCAGGCGCTCGGCTACGAGTGGGACGAGGTGCACGAGGAGGCCGACCGGCTCGAGCACGCCGTCTCCGACGAGCTGATCGACCGCGTCGATCGGGTGCTCGGATACCCGACGCGCGACCCCCACGGCGACCCGATCCCGAGCGCGGACGGGCTCGTGCAGCGGCCCGACGCGGTGATCCTCTCGACCGCGCCCGCCCCGTGCCGGGCGCGCGTCGAGCGCATCTCCGACGCCGACAACGAGATGCTGCAGTACTTCGCGAGCCGCGGCCTCGTGGTCGACGCCGAGCTCGAGGTGCTGCCCGGCGAGCCCTACTCCGAGACGGTGACGGTGCGCGTCGGCGGCGCCGAGGCGCCCGTCAGCCTCGGCCCGGCCGCCGCGGCGTCGATGTGGGTGTCGGTGACGGCTCCGTAG
- a CDS encoding DMT family transporter, producing MGRRPLREAAETKTASTRHWVVLVASAALEAVWAIALKESHGFTVPAPSVVFFIANPISMFGLGYAMRGLPVSVAYAIWTGLGAALTVGASFLLGTESPSAPKLLFLAGIIGCVIGLKFAKEPGQDGDPDPDPDPGASSAPDPGRATEPSPTPTSTPRRPGRG from the coding sequence GTGGGGCGCAGGCCGCTGCGCGAGGCCGCGGAGACGAAGACCGCCTCGACGCGCCACTGGGTGGTGCTGGTGGCGAGCGCCGCGCTCGAGGCCGTGTGGGCGATCGCGCTGAAGGAGTCGCACGGCTTCACCGTGCCGGCGCCGAGCGTCGTGTTCTTCATCGCGAATCCGATCAGCATGTTCGGCCTGGGATACGCGATGCGAGGACTGCCCGTGAGCGTCGCCTACGCGATCTGGACGGGCCTCGGGGCCGCGCTCACCGTGGGGGCCTCGTTCCTGCTCGGCACCGAGAGCCCGTCGGCGCCGAAGCTCCTCTTCCTCGCGGGGATCATCGGCTGCGTGATCGGCCTGAAGTTCGCGAAGGAGCCCGGGCAGGACGGCGATCCGGATCCGGATCCGGATCCGGGTGCTTCGTCGGCGCCCGACCCGGGGCGCGCTACGGAGCCGTCACCGACACCCACATCGACGCCGCGGCGGCCGGGCCGAGGCTGA
- a CDS encoding DMT family transporter, which yields MSLAWILLVLSGMLEAVWATALDASKGFKRLWPSALFVVSYVASMAGLAWAMREIPVGTAYAVWVGIGAVLTAAWAMITRKDRATVLRVVLLLGLIACVVGLKAVS from the coding sequence ATGTCACTCGCGTGGATACTGCTCGTGCTGAGCGGAATGCTCGAGGCCGTCTGGGCGACCGCCCTCGACGCCTCCAAGGGGTTCAAGCGGCTCTGGCCGAGCGCCCTCTTCGTCGTCTCGTACGTGGCGAGCATGGCCGGCCTCGCCTGGGCCATGCGCGAGATCCCCGTCGGCACCGCGTACGCGGTCTGGGTGGGGATCGGGGCCGTGCTCACCGCGGCGTGGGCGATGATCACGCGCAAGGATCGCGCCACGGTGCTGCGGGTCGTGCTGCTGCTCGGGCTGATCGCCTGCGTGGTCGGCCTGAAGGCGGTGAGCTGA
- a CDS encoding asparagine synthase gives MFGWSKKRKRGGARPPRRLPRRVLAPVEEIVEQGLLVADVAVRMTVKNEIIMNALKRHADYDEAQIREMVRQATADLAKERERDALHIARMRNEIRDTGRSSWSESDYGNDDNRTLRHRQEVYERVAEELESRASDDAYLSETAERARAMAWHEIGDSLKERATHPYYSGGASEEYREAREGRIQQLIEKDLTALVQQQSKPSRLRRKRKVDE, from the coding sequence GTGTTCGGCTGGTCGAAGAAACGCAAGCGCGGCGGTGCGCGCCCACCGCGACGCCTGCCGAGACGGGTGCTCGCACCGGTCGAGGAGATCGTCGAGCAGGGGCTGCTCGTCGCTGACGTCGCCGTGCGCATGACGGTCAAGAACGAGATCATCATGAACGCCCTCAAGCGCCACGCCGACTACGACGAGGCTCAGATCCGCGAGATGGTGCGGCAGGCGACCGCCGACCTCGCGAAGGAGCGCGAGCGCGACGCCCTGCACATCGCGCGCATGCGCAACGAGATCCGCGACACCGGGCGCAGTTCGTGGAGCGAGTCCGACTACGGCAACGACGACAACCGCACCCTGCGCCATCGCCAGGAGGTCTACGAGAGAGTCGCCGAAGAGCTCGAGTCGCGCGCGAGCGACGACGCCTACCTCTCCGAGACCGCCGAGCGGGCCCGCGCGATGGCCTGGCACGAGATCGGCGACTCCCTGAAGGAGCGCGCCACGCATCCCTACTACAGCGGCGGCGCCAGCGAGGAGTACCGGGAAGCCCGCGAGGGGCGCATCCAGCAGCTCATCGAGAAAGACCTCACCGCGCTCGTGCAGCAGCAGAGCAAGCCCAGCCGGCTGCGCAGGAAGCGCAAGGTCGACGAGTAG
- a CDS encoding GNAT family N-acetyltransferase, with protein MARYLDEQQAAADGFRIVHEPGEQRYAIYQGDDDEGRLVGEAHYSFVGEHTIDFDHTVVLPELRGTGLAALLAHHALTGDAIGHRDLQTSCWFIEGYLSRHPELRER; from the coding sequence ATGGCTAGATACTTGGACGAGCAACAGGCGGCCGCCGACGGATTCCGCATCGTGCACGAGCCCGGTGAGCAGCGGTACGCGATCTATCAGGGCGATGACGACGAGGGCCGGCTCGTGGGCGAGGCGCACTACTCGTTCGTGGGCGAGCACACGATCGACTTCGATCACACCGTGGTGCTGCCGGAGCTGCGGGGCACCGGCCTCGCAGCGCTGCTCGCCCACCACGCCCTCACGGGCGACGCGATCGGGCACCGGGATCTGCAGACCTCCTGCTGGTTCATCGAGGGCTATCTCTCGCGGCACCCCGAGCTTCGCGAGCGCTGA
- a CDS encoding adenosylhomocysteinase, whose protein sequence is MAEVDGRGSRAAVELRVERALRAAARAGNRLLSGGVARVRVGGDGDREVLLTALARMGVRLEDAAGLPAEFVFVDHLGDDERGGRSYPAEPAGDAGRGSGAGLDPVVVALDGGIASARGGDAAARIAWAARGMRTTARLAEEFARARAGARGPRIGVSLVLEPKTAALALALADAGCEVALFSAVSETDPEVAAALAADGRIAVFAPTSAAGAGEERPEAAARLDAEHAAAILDWGPEYLVDDGSHLIRLAHSERPRALDRLRAAAEETTSGVRPLREMEAEGALRIPVIAVNDARTKTDFDNLIGTGQSCVLAIADLLDEAGWAASQRGGADPRPHAPAYAGVAGTRWAVVGYGPVGAGTARFAAALGAEVTVVERDPVRALAALHDGFEARCADEALPAADVVVSATGVWHTLEAHGFALLRPGTAVAVAGGIDDELALDELQAAGWARRPAGDGLAEWIAPGADHGPLVLADGGGVNYTAAEGNPVEVMDLSFATQLAALTRLMRDDLAPGVHALSSEDEARVARAALEVRGGSADPAPSRGRPGGAAQPWPVHRYRSASA, encoded by the coding sequence ATGGCTGAGGTCGACGGGCGCGGGTCGCGCGCCGCGGTCGAGCTGCGCGTTGAGCGGGCGCTGCGCGCCGCCGCGCGGGCGGGCAACCGGCTGCTGTCGGGCGGCGTGGCCCGCGTGCGGGTCGGAGGCGACGGCGACCGCGAGGTGCTGCTGACCGCCCTCGCACGCATGGGCGTGAGACTCGAGGACGCCGCGGGGCTGCCCGCCGAGTTCGTGTTCGTGGATCACCTGGGCGACGACGAGCGCGGCGGCCGCTCTTATCCCGCCGAACCTGCGGGCGACGCGGGTCGCGGATCGGGCGCGGGCCTCGACCCGGTGGTGGTCGCCCTCGACGGGGGGATCGCGTCCGCCCGCGGCGGCGACGCCGCGGCGAGGATCGCGTGGGCGGCGCGCGGCATGCGGACGACGGCCCGCCTCGCCGAGGAGTTCGCCAGGGCCCGCGCCGGCGCCCGAGGCCCGCGCATCGGGGTGAGCCTCGTGCTCGAACCGAAGACCGCGGCCCTCGCGCTGGCCCTCGCCGACGCCGGCTGCGAGGTCGCCCTCTTCAGCGCCGTCTCCGAGACCGACCCCGAGGTCGCCGCCGCGCTCGCCGCCGATGGCAGGATCGCGGTGTTCGCCCCCACGAGCGCCGCGGGCGCGGGCGAAGAGCGACCAGAAGCGGCGGCCCGCCTCGACGCCGAGCACGCCGCCGCGATCCTCGACTGGGGACCCGAATACCTCGTCGACGACGGCTCCCACCTGATCCGCCTCGCCCACAGTGAGCGCCCGCGCGCCCTCGACCGCCTGCGGGCTGCCGCGGAGGAGACCACGAGCGGTGTGCGCCCCCTGCGCGAGATGGAGGCCGAGGGGGCGCTGCGCATCCCCGTCATCGCCGTCAACGACGCCCGCACGAAGACCGACTTCGACAACCTCATCGGCACCGGCCAGTCGTGCGTGCTCGCGATCGCCGACCTGCTCGACGAGGCCGGGTGGGCGGCATCGCAGCGGGGCGGAGCAGACCCTCGGCCTCACGCCCCCGCATACGCGGGGGTCGCGGGCACCCGCTGGGCGGTGGTCGGCTACGGCCCCGTCGGCGCGGGCACCGCCCGCTTCGCAGCGGCGCTCGGGGCGGAGGTGACGGTCGTGGAGCGCGACCCGGTGCGCGCCCTCGCGGCCCTGCACGATGGCTTCGAGGCCCGCTGCGCCGATGAGGCGCTCCCCGCCGCCGATGTCGTGGTCAGCGCGACCGGCGTCTGGCACACCCTCGAGGCGCACGGCTTCGCGCTGCTGCGCCCCGGCACGGCCGTCGCGGTCGCGGGCGGCATCGACGACGAACTCGCCCTCGACGAGCTGCAGGCCGCCGGATGGGCTCGGAGGCCGGCGGGCGACGGCCTCGCCGAGTGGATCGCCCCCGGCGCCGACCACGGCCCGCTCGTGCTCGCCGACGGCGGCGGCGTCAACTACACGGCCGCCGAGGGCAACCCCGTCGAGGTGATGGACCTCTCCTTCGCCACGCAGCTCGCCGCGCTGACCCGCCTCATGCGCGACGACCTCGCGCCCGGGGTGCACGCGCTCTCGAGCGAGGACGAGGCGCGGGTCGCGCGGGCGGCGCTCGAGGTGCGCGGCGGATCCGCCGATCCGGCTCCCTCTCGCGGTCGGCCGGGCGGCGCGGCCCAGCCCTGGCCCGTGCACCGATACCGGTCCGCCTCCGCCTGA
- a CDS encoding amidohydrolase family protein — translation MLVSTAPEIVVYSASLVFPVVSPRIEDGAVAVQHGRILHVGDRRWVLDALAARGAEHREEHWDGVLAPGLVNAHTHLQYTRMAEVAERNYTGFDHWGDAFDAVYERGGHDWAAAAADGARQSLAAGVTAAADVVTDRAALGALHDAGMHGIAYWEVYGKSNDDWDAAAREEVRQQIREIPTPPGAGVSPHAPYSLEVQPLLELPDIVREEGLRLHIHLAEAHMEREFDGIDGYVGAGPGGHGKWPELGADSFRALRSHGIGVSSTQFVDHLGVLGPDCHIAHGVYVSAEDRALLRARGTSVALCPRSNEVIGLDMPPVAAYLREGNLIAVGTDSLSSSPSLDLLADVAALSRVARAQGYREDDLHQRLFTAATLGGAAALGLHVGKHRIGQLGVGAMADLAFFEAASHHPDAALAELVEDGAGRVRRTIVEGVERFRA, via the coding sequence GTGCTGGTGAGCACAGCACCCGAGATCGTCGTCTACAGCGCCTCCCTCGTCTTCCCCGTCGTCAGCCCGCGCATCGAGGACGGCGCCGTGGCGGTGCAGCACGGGCGCATCCTGCACGTCGGCGACCGCCGCTGGGTGCTCGACGCGCTCGCCGCCCGCGGCGCCGAACATCGCGAGGAGCACTGGGACGGCGTGCTCGCGCCGGGCCTCGTGAACGCGCACACCCATCTCCAGTACACGCGCATGGCCGAGGTCGCCGAGCGCAACTACACCGGCTTCGACCACTGGGGCGACGCCTTCGACGCGGTCTACGAGCGGGGCGGCCACGACTGGGCCGCCGCCGCGGCCGACGGTGCGCGGCAGAGCCTCGCCGCGGGCGTGACCGCGGCCGCCGATGTCGTCACCGACCGGGCGGCGCTCGGCGCCCTGCACGACGCGGGCATGCACGGCATCGCCTACTGGGAGGTCTACGGCAAGAGCAACGACGACTGGGACGCCGCCGCGCGCGAGGAGGTGCGCCAGCAGATCCGCGAGATCCCGACCCCTCCCGGAGCCGGCGTCTCGCCGCACGCCCCCTACTCGCTCGAGGTGCAGCCCCTGCTCGAACTGCCCGACATCGTGCGCGAGGAGGGCCTGCGCCTGCACATTCACCTCGCCGAGGCCCACATGGAGCGCGAGTTCGACGGCATCGACGGCTACGTGGGCGCCGGCCCCGGCGGGCACGGCAAGTGGCCCGAGCTCGGCGCCGACAGCTTCCGCGCGCTGCGCTCGCACGGCATCGGCGTCTCGTCGACCCAGTTCGTCGACCACCTGGGGGTGCTCGGGCCCGACTGCCACATCGCGCACGGCGTGTACGTGAGCGCCGAGGACCGGGCGCTGCTGCGCGCCCGGGGCACCAGCGTCGCGCTGTGCCCGCGATCCAACGAGGTCATCGGCCTCGACATGCCGCCCGTGGCCGCTTACCTGCGCGAGGGCAACCTCATCGCGGTGGGCACCGATTCGCTCTCGTCTTCGCCGTCGCTCGACCTGCTCGCCGACGTCGCAGCCCTCTCTCGCGTCGCCCGCGCCCAGGGCTACCGCGAGGACGACCTGCACCAGCGGCTCTTCACCGCCGCCACGCTCGGCGGCGCCGCGGCGCTCGGGCTGCACGTGGGCAAGCACCGCATCGGGCAGCTCGGAGTCGGCGCGATGGCCGATCTCGCCTTCTTCGAGGCGGCGTCGCACCACCCCGACGCTGCGCTGGCCGAGCTCGTCGAGGACGGCGCCGGCCGCGTCCGGCGCACGATCGTGGAGGGCGTCGAGCGCTTCCGCGCGTGA
- a CDS encoding ABC transporter substrate-binding protein gives MSRTSRLVAAAAAGAAALLALTACTGGASSDEAAGVGPVTEGKLTIATGEPAYAPWVIDDAPESGEGFEAAVAYAVADEMGYAEGDVVWVRSSFDSAIAPGPKDWDLNIQQFSVSEERKQAVDFSSAYYETTQAVVAAGGTPAADAKSIADLKDTVIGVASGTTSLKVAEEVIAPNQQIQVFNSVDDTVAALQNGTIDALVTDLPGAFYVRDAQLDDGVIVGQLESEQGGDEFAFVLPKGSSLTAEVTAAVDALRENGTLDELAAEWIADQGAPVLK, from the coding sequence ATGTCACGCACCTCCCGCCTCGTCGCGGCCGCCGCGGCCGGCGCCGCAGCCCTGCTCGCCCTCACCGCCTGCACCGGCGGCGCGTCCTCCGACGAGGCCGCTGGCGTCGGTCCCGTCACCGAGGGCAAGCTCACCATCGCCACCGGCGAGCCCGCTTATGCCCCCTGGGTGATCGACGACGCCCCCGAGAGCGGCGAGGGCTTCGAGGCCGCCGTCGCCTACGCGGTCGCCGATGAGATGGGCTACGCCGAGGGCGACGTGGTGTGGGTGCGCTCGAGCTTCGACTCGGCCATCGCCCCGGGCCCCAAGGACTGGGACCTCAACATCCAGCAGTTCTCGGTGAGCGAGGAGCGCAAGCAGGCCGTCGACTTCTCGTCGGCGTACTACGAGACCACCCAGGCGGTCGTCGCCGCGGGAGGCACCCCCGCCGCCGACGCGAAGAGCATCGCCGACCTCAAGGACACCGTCATCGGCGTCGCCTCGGGCACCACGTCGCTCAAGGTCGCCGAGGAGGTCATCGCGCCGAACCAGCAGATCCAGGTCTTCAACAGCGTCGACGACACCGTCGCGGCGCTGCAGAACGGCACCATCGACGCCCTCGTCACCGACCTGCCCGGCGCCTTCTACGTGCGCGACGCGCAGCTCGACGACGGAGTGATCGTGGGCCAGCTCGAGTCGGAGCAGGGCGGCGACGAGTTCGCGTTCGTGCTGCCGAAGGGCTCCTCGCTGACCGCCGAGGTCACCGCCGCCGTCGACGCCCTGCGCGAGAACGGCACCCTCGACGAGCTCGCCGCCGAGTGGATCGCAGACCAGGGCGCGCCCGTCCTGAAGTGA